From one Thunnus maccoyii chromosome 6, fThuMac1.1, whole genome shotgun sequence genomic stretch:
- the hic1 gene encoding hypermethylated in cancer 1 protein isoform X4, whose product MLDAMEVPSHARDLLLQLNSQRTKGFLCDVIIVVQNALFRAHKNILAASSLYLKSLVVHDNLINLDHEMVSPGVFRVILDYIYTGRLSDGDPTSPSEPNLGAVLAAASYLQLLDLVALCKKKLKRNGKYPPRPGPAFLPYAKMGPNSMGGRYRVSTPVIQSCPPGGIMNSHTPRGAPLEELVPHRLAIHAGELYAPTSTQGSQVFPSVHPALPAQLGLHSALPERNCSPNYGLDLSKKSPNSQSQHTPSQSHLANTHNNEERDGTLSGRTSPMQGTNGRAFPSEKESTDHVGSLTPPPFPHLNQPLGPHLPHLHRSGSQGTDRYPCPPSPDTPTEGGEGGREMGNIYRWVKHEPLSYTAEDEDEDEDEEEGGENGDQHHNHHKTGEESEGADDKSGSGTEETGSSEGRPSPTGPMGRFHMPYEPESFGDNLYVCIPCDKGFPSSEQLNAHVETHTEEELYGNSGGEMGNSNNSNTKNISSNTNGYGSMNSSNSLNSLSHLEPKSSQNLNVEMIRPYRCSSCEKSYKDPATLRQHEKTHWLTRPYPCSICGKKFTQRGTMTRHMRSHLGLKPFACDSCGMRFTRQYRLTEHMRIHSGEKPYECQVCGGKFAQQRNLISHMKMHSSGGTAGGLTTDGKLKLDFAEGIYPLSKYTAEHLGLKQEKANELLIQAQQQLVADAKAMESLYPLSKLASEHLGLTHDKMDVLGQPLPPPPQALSEGRTIDRYSPS is encoded by the coding sequence ATGCTGGATGCCATGGAAGTTCCAAGTCATGCTAGGGatctcctcctgcagctcaaCAGCCAGCGCACCAAGGGCTTCCTCTGTGATGTTATTATTGTGGTGCAGAACGCCCTCTTCAGAGCTCACAAGAACATTCTTGCTGCCAGCAGCCTCTACTTGAAGTCACTGGTGGTCCATGACAATCTCATCAACCTCGACCACGAGATGGTGAGTCCAGGGGTCTTCAGGGTCATTCTGGACTACATCTACACAGGCCGCCTTAGTGATGGAGACCCCACTTCTCCCAGTGAACCCAATCTAGGGGCTGTTTTGGCAGCAGCCAGTTACCTACAGCTGCTTGACTTAGTGGCTTTGTGCAAAAAGAAGCTGAAAAGAAATGGCAAGTACCCTCCCCGCCCAGGTCCTGCATTTCTGCCCTATGCAAAGATGGGGCCCAATAGTATGGGTGGCAGGTATAGGGTTTCTACTCCTGTCATCCAGTCCTGCCCTCCAGGAGGAATTATGAATAGCCATACACCCCGGGGAGCACCACTAGAGGAGCTAGTTCCCCATCGACTAGCCATCCATGCTGGGGAGCTGTATGCTCCCACCTCCACCCAGGGCTCTCAGGTGTTCCCGTCCGTGCACCCAGCTCTGCCTGCCCAGCTAGGCCTGCACTCAGCCCTTCCTGAGAGAAACTGCTCCCCCAACTATGGCCTTGATCTCTCCAAGAAAAGCCCCAACTCCCAGTCTCAGCACACACCCTCTCAATCCCATCTGGCAAACACTCACAATAATGAGGAGCGAGACGGGACGTTGAGCGGCCGTACCAGTCCCATGCAGGGGACGAATGGGAGGGCCTTCCCCTCAGAAAAGGAGTCAACAGACCACGTAGGCTCCCTCACTCCTCCACCTTTTCCCCATCTCAACCAGCCACTTGGCCCCCACCTCCCCCACCTGCATCGCTCAGGCTCCCAGGGCACAGACCGCTATCCATGCCCCCCCAGCCCCGACACCCCCACAGAAGGCGGGGAGGGTGGCAGAGAGATGGGCAACATCTACCGCTGGGTGAAACATGAGCCACTGTCATACACagctgaagatgaagatgaagatgaggatgaagaggaaggggGTGAAAATGGAGACCAGCATCACAACCACCACAAGACCGGGGAGGAGAGTGAGGGAGCTGACGACAAGAGCGGGTCAGGCACAGAGGAGACAGGCAGTAGTGAAGGCCGCCCGTCCCCTACCGGACCAATGGGGAGGTTCCACATGCCGTATGAACCAGAGAGCTTTGGGGACAATCTGTATGTCTGCATTCCCTGTGACAAAGGCTTCCCAAGCTCTGAGCAGCTCAATGCACAtgtggagacacacacagaagaagagcTGTATGGCAACTCTGGTGGGGAGATGGGAAACAGCAATAACAGCAACACCAAAAACATCAGCAGTAATACAAATGGTTATGGGAGCATGAACAGCAGCAATAGTTTGAACAGTCTGTCCCACCTGGAGCCAAAGTCCAGTCAGAACCTGAATGTGGAGATGATCCGACCCTACCGCTGTTCCAGCTGTGAGAAGTCCTACAAAGATCCAGCCACTTTGCGCCAGCATGAGAAAACCCACTGGCTGACACGGCCTTACCCCTGCAGCATCTGTGGCAAGAAGTTCACACAGCGTGGTACCATGACGCGCCACATGCGGAGCCACCTGGGCCTTAAGCCTTTTGCCTGCGACTCCTGTGGCATGCGCTTCACCCGCCAGTACCGCCTCACCGAGCACATGCGCATCCACTCTGGGGAGAAGCCCTATGAATGTCAGGTGTGCGGAGGAAAGTTTGCCCAGCAGCGCAACCTCATCAGCCACATGAAGATGCACAGCAGTGGAGGGACTGCAGGGGGCCTGACCACAGATGGGAAACTGAAGCTGGACTTTGCAGAGGGCATCTATCCTCTGAGTAAATACACAGCAGAGCATCTGGGGCTGAAGCAAGAGAAGGCCAATGAGCTTCTCATCCAGGCCCAGCAGCAGTTGGTAGCTGATGCAAAGGCCATGGAGAGCCTCTACCCACTGTCCAAACTGGCCTCGGAGCACCTGGGCCTCACCCACGACAAGATGGATGTCCTGGGCCAACCCCTGCCCCCTCCCCCACAGGCCCTCTCTGAAGGCCGCACCATCGACCGCTACTCACCCAGCTAA
- the hic1 gene encoding hypermethylated in cancer 1 protein isoform X1, with the protein MRECRKGEQTYGQSTRHESEISVVAGGGLKTMLDAMEVPSHARDLLLQLNSQRTKGFLCDVIIVVQNALFRAHKNILAASSLYLKSLVVHDNLINLDHEMVSPGVFRVILDYIYTGRLSDGDPTSPSEPNLGAVLAAASYLQLLDLVALCKKKLKRNGKYPPRPGPAFLPYAKMGPNSMGGRYRVSTPVIQSCPPGGIMNSHTPRGAPLEELVPHRLAIHAGELYAPTSTQGSQVFPSVHPALPAQLGLHSALPERNCSPNYGLDLSKKSPNSQSQHTPSQSHLANTHNNEERDGTLSGRTSPMQGTNGRAFPSEKESTDHVGSLTPPPFPHLNQPLGPHLPHLHRSGSQGTDRYPCPPSPDTPTEGGEGGREMGNIYRWVKHEPLSYTAEDEDEDEDEEEGGENGDQHHNHHKTGEESEGADDKSGSGTEETGSSEGRPSPTGPMGRFHMPYEPESFGDNLYVCIPCDKGFPSSEQLNAHVETHTEEELYGNSGGEMGNSNNSNTKNISSNTNGYGSMNSSNSLNSLSHLEPKSSQNLNVEMIRPYRCSSCEKSYKDPATLRQHEKTHWLTRPYPCSICGKKFTQRGTMTRHMRSHLGLKPFACDSCGMRFTRQYRLTEHMRIHSGEKPYECQVCGGKFAQQRNLISHMKMHSSGGTAGGLTTDGKLKLDFAEGIYPLSKYTAEHLGLKQEKANELLIQAQQQLVADAKAMESLYPLSKLASEHLGLTHDKMDVLGQPLPPPPQALSEGRTIDRYSPS; encoded by the coding sequence atatCTGTTGTTGCAGGTGGCGGACTGAAGACGATGCTGGATGCCATGGAAGTTCCAAGTCATGCTAGGGatctcctcctgcagctcaaCAGCCAGCGCACCAAGGGCTTCCTCTGTGATGTTATTATTGTGGTGCAGAACGCCCTCTTCAGAGCTCACAAGAACATTCTTGCTGCCAGCAGCCTCTACTTGAAGTCACTGGTGGTCCATGACAATCTCATCAACCTCGACCACGAGATGGTGAGTCCAGGGGTCTTCAGGGTCATTCTGGACTACATCTACACAGGCCGCCTTAGTGATGGAGACCCCACTTCTCCCAGTGAACCCAATCTAGGGGCTGTTTTGGCAGCAGCCAGTTACCTACAGCTGCTTGACTTAGTGGCTTTGTGCAAAAAGAAGCTGAAAAGAAATGGCAAGTACCCTCCCCGCCCAGGTCCTGCATTTCTGCCCTATGCAAAGATGGGGCCCAATAGTATGGGTGGCAGGTATAGGGTTTCTACTCCTGTCATCCAGTCCTGCCCTCCAGGAGGAATTATGAATAGCCATACACCCCGGGGAGCACCACTAGAGGAGCTAGTTCCCCATCGACTAGCCATCCATGCTGGGGAGCTGTATGCTCCCACCTCCACCCAGGGCTCTCAGGTGTTCCCGTCCGTGCACCCAGCTCTGCCTGCCCAGCTAGGCCTGCACTCAGCCCTTCCTGAGAGAAACTGCTCCCCCAACTATGGCCTTGATCTCTCCAAGAAAAGCCCCAACTCCCAGTCTCAGCACACACCCTCTCAATCCCATCTGGCAAACACTCACAATAATGAGGAGCGAGACGGGACGTTGAGCGGCCGTACCAGTCCCATGCAGGGGACGAATGGGAGGGCCTTCCCCTCAGAAAAGGAGTCAACAGACCACGTAGGCTCCCTCACTCCTCCACCTTTTCCCCATCTCAACCAGCCACTTGGCCCCCACCTCCCCCACCTGCATCGCTCAGGCTCCCAGGGCACAGACCGCTATCCATGCCCCCCCAGCCCCGACACCCCCACAGAAGGCGGGGAGGGTGGCAGAGAGATGGGCAACATCTACCGCTGGGTGAAACATGAGCCACTGTCATACACagctgaagatgaagatgaagatgaggatgaagaggaaggggGTGAAAATGGAGACCAGCATCACAACCACCACAAGACCGGGGAGGAGAGTGAGGGAGCTGACGACAAGAGCGGGTCAGGCACAGAGGAGACAGGCAGTAGTGAAGGCCGCCCGTCCCCTACCGGACCAATGGGGAGGTTCCACATGCCGTATGAACCAGAGAGCTTTGGGGACAATCTGTATGTCTGCATTCCCTGTGACAAAGGCTTCCCAAGCTCTGAGCAGCTCAATGCACAtgtggagacacacacagaagaagagcTGTATGGCAACTCTGGTGGGGAGATGGGAAACAGCAATAACAGCAACACCAAAAACATCAGCAGTAATACAAATGGTTATGGGAGCATGAACAGCAGCAATAGTTTGAACAGTCTGTCCCACCTGGAGCCAAAGTCCAGTCAGAACCTGAATGTGGAGATGATCCGACCCTACCGCTGTTCCAGCTGTGAGAAGTCCTACAAAGATCCAGCCACTTTGCGCCAGCATGAGAAAACCCACTGGCTGACACGGCCTTACCCCTGCAGCATCTGTGGCAAGAAGTTCACACAGCGTGGTACCATGACGCGCCACATGCGGAGCCACCTGGGCCTTAAGCCTTTTGCCTGCGACTCCTGTGGCATGCGCTTCACCCGCCAGTACCGCCTCACCGAGCACATGCGCATCCACTCTGGGGAGAAGCCCTATGAATGTCAGGTGTGCGGAGGAAAGTTTGCCCAGCAGCGCAACCTCATCAGCCACATGAAGATGCACAGCAGTGGAGGGACTGCAGGGGGCCTGACCACAGATGGGAAACTGAAGCTGGACTTTGCAGAGGGCATCTATCCTCTGAGTAAATACACAGCAGAGCATCTGGGGCTGAAGCAAGAGAAGGCCAATGAGCTTCTCATCCAGGCCCAGCAGCAGTTGGTAGCTGATGCAAAGGCCATGGAGAGCCTCTACCCACTGTCCAAACTGGCCTCGGAGCACCTGGGCCTCACCCACGACAAGATGGATGTCCTGGGCCAACCCCTGCCCCCTCCCCCACAGGCCCTCTCTGAAGGCCGCACCATCGACCGCTACTCACCCAGCTAA
- the hic1 gene encoding hypermethylated in cancer 1 protein isoform X3 yields MQISVVAGGGLKTMLDAMEVPSHARDLLLQLNSQRTKGFLCDVIIVVQNALFRAHKNILAASSLYLKSLVVHDNLINLDHEMVSPGVFRVILDYIYTGRLSDGDPTSPSEPNLGAVLAAASYLQLLDLVALCKKKLKRNGKYPPRPGPAFLPYAKMGPNSMGGRYRVSTPVIQSCPPGGIMNSHTPRGAPLEELVPHRLAIHAGELYAPTSTQGSQVFPSVHPALPAQLGLHSALPERNCSPNYGLDLSKKSPNSQSQHTPSQSHLANTHNNEERDGTLSGRTSPMQGTNGRAFPSEKESTDHVGSLTPPPFPHLNQPLGPHLPHLHRSGSQGTDRYPCPPSPDTPTEGGEGGREMGNIYRWVKHEPLSYTAEDEDEDEDEEEGGENGDQHHNHHKTGEESEGADDKSGSGTEETGSSEGRPSPTGPMGRFHMPYEPESFGDNLYVCIPCDKGFPSSEQLNAHVETHTEEELYGNSGGEMGNSNNSNTKNISSNTNGYGSMNSSNSLNSLSHLEPKSSQNLNVEMIRPYRCSSCEKSYKDPATLRQHEKTHWLTRPYPCSICGKKFTQRGTMTRHMRSHLGLKPFACDSCGMRFTRQYRLTEHMRIHSGEKPYECQVCGGKFAQQRNLISHMKMHSSGGTAGGLTTDGKLKLDFAEGIYPLSKYTAEHLGLKQEKANELLIQAQQQLVADAKAMESLYPLSKLASEHLGLTHDKMDVLGQPLPPPPQALSEGRTIDRYSPS; encoded by the coding sequence atatCTGTTGTTGCAGGTGGCGGACTGAAGACGATGCTGGATGCCATGGAAGTTCCAAGTCATGCTAGGGatctcctcctgcagctcaaCAGCCAGCGCACCAAGGGCTTCCTCTGTGATGTTATTATTGTGGTGCAGAACGCCCTCTTCAGAGCTCACAAGAACATTCTTGCTGCCAGCAGCCTCTACTTGAAGTCACTGGTGGTCCATGACAATCTCATCAACCTCGACCACGAGATGGTGAGTCCAGGGGTCTTCAGGGTCATTCTGGACTACATCTACACAGGCCGCCTTAGTGATGGAGACCCCACTTCTCCCAGTGAACCCAATCTAGGGGCTGTTTTGGCAGCAGCCAGTTACCTACAGCTGCTTGACTTAGTGGCTTTGTGCAAAAAGAAGCTGAAAAGAAATGGCAAGTACCCTCCCCGCCCAGGTCCTGCATTTCTGCCCTATGCAAAGATGGGGCCCAATAGTATGGGTGGCAGGTATAGGGTTTCTACTCCTGTCATCCAGTCCTGCCCTCCAGGAGGAATTATGAATAGCCATACACCCCGGGGAGCACCACTAGAGGAGCTAGTTCCCCATCGACTAGCCATCCATGCTGGGGAGCTGTATGCTCCCACCTCCACCCAGGGCTCTCAGGTGTTCCCGTCCGTGCACCCAGCTCTGCCTGCCCAGCTAGGCCTGCACTCAGCCCTTCCTGAGAGAAACTGCTCCCCCAACTATGGCCTTGATCTCTCCAAGAAAAGCCCCAACTCCCAGTCTCAGCACACACCCTCTCAATCCCATCTGGCAAACACTCACAATAATGAGGAGCGAGACGGGACGTTGAGCGGCCGTACCAGTCCCATGCAGGGGACGAATGGGAGGGCCTTCCCCTCAGAAAAGGAGTCAACAGACCACGTAGGCTCCCTCACTCCTCCACCTTTTCCCCATCTCAACCAGCCACTTGGCCCCCACCTCCCCCACCTGCATCGCTCAGGCTCCCAGGGCACAGACCGCTATCCATGCCCCCCCAGCCCCGACACCCCCACAGAAGGCGGGGAGGGTGGCAGAGAGATGGGCAACATCTACCGCTGGGTGAAACATGAGCCACTGTCATACACagctgaagatgaagatgaagatgaggatgaagaggaaggggGTGAAAATGGAGACCAGCATCACAACCACCACAAGACCGGGGAGGAGAGTGAGGGAGCTGACGACAAGAGCGGGTCAGGCACAGAGGAGACAGGCAGTAGTGAAGGCCGCCCGTCCCCTACCGGACCAATGGGGAGGTTCCACATGCCGTATGAACCAGAGAGCTTTGGGGACAATCTGTATGTCTGCATTCCCTGTGACAAAGGCTTCCCAAGCTCTGAGCAGCTCAATGCACAtgtggagacacacacagaagaagagcTGTATGGCAACTCTGGTGGGGAGATGGGAAACAGCAATAACAGCAACACCAAAAACATCAGCAGTAATACAAATGGTTATGGGAGCATGAACAGCAGCAATAGTTTGAACAGTCTGTCCCACCTGGAGCCAAAGTCCAGTCAGAACCTGAATGTGGAGATGATCCGACCCTACCGCTGTTCCAGCTGTGAGAAGTCCTACAAAGATCCAGCCACTTTGCGCCAGCATGAGAAAACCCACTGGCTGACACGGCCTTACCCCTGCAGCATCTGTGGCAAGAAGTTCACACAGCGTGGTACCATGACGCGCCACATGCGGAGCCACCTGGGCCTTAAGCCTTTTGCCTGCGACTCCTGTGGCATGCGCTTCACCCGCCAGTACCGCCTCACCGAGCACATGCGCATCCACTCTGGGGAGAAGCCCTATGAATGTCAGGTGTGCGGAGGAAAGTTTGCCCAGCAGCGCAACCTCATCAGCCACATGAAGATGCACAGCAGTGGAGGGACTGCAGGGGGCCTGACCACAGATGGGAAACTGAAGCTGGACTTTGCAGAGGGCATCTATCCTCTGAGTAAATACACAGCAGAGCATCTGGGGCTGAAGCAAGAGAAGGCCAATGAGCTTCTCATCCAGGCCCAGCAGCAGTTGGTAGCTGATGCAAAGGCCATGGAGAGCCTCTACCCACTGTCCAAACTGGCCTCGGAGCACCTGGGCCTCACCCACGACAAGATGGATGTCCTGGGCCAACCCCTGCCCCCTCCCCCACAGGCCCTCTCTGAAGGCCGCACCATCGACCGCTACTCACCCAGCTAA
- the hic1 gene encoding hypermethylated in cancer 1 protein isoform X2, with amino-acid sequence MIIKGDLDRMAEDIGHAGGGLKTMLDAMEVPSHARDLLLQLNSQRTKGFLCDVIIVVQNALFRAHKNILAASSLYLKSLVVHDNLINLDHEMVSPGVFRVILDYIYTGRLSDGDPTSPSEPNLGAVLAAASYLQLLDLVALCKKKLKRNGKYPPRPGPAFLPYAKMGPNSMGGRYRVSTPVIQSCPPGGIMNSHTPRGAPLEELVPHRLAIHAGELYAPTSTQGSQVFPSVHPALPAQLGLHSALPERNCSPNYGLDLSKKSPNSQSQHTPSQSHLANTHNNEERDGTLSGRTSPMQGTNGRAFPSEKESTDHVGSLTPPPFPHLNQPLGPHLPHLHRSGSQGTDRYPCPPSPDTPTEGGEGGREMGNIYRWVKHEPLSYTAEDEDEDEDEEEGGENGDQHHNHHKTGEESEGADDKSGSGTEETGSSEGRPSPTGPMGRFHMPYEPESFGDNLYVCIPCDKGFPSSEQLNAHVETHTEEELYGNSGGEMGNSNNSNTKNISSNTNGYGSMNSSNSLNSLSHLEPKSSQNLNVEMIRPYRCSSCEKSYKDPATLRQHEKTHWLTRPYPCSICGKKFTQRGTMTRHMRSHLGLKPFACDSCGMRFTRQYRLTEHMRIHSGEKPYECQVCGGKFAQQRNLISHMKMHSSGGTAGGLTTDGKLKLDFAEGIYPLSKYTAEHLGLKQEKANELLIQAQQQLVADAKAMESLYPLSKLASEHLGLTHDKMDVLGQPLPPPPQALSEGRTIDRYSPS; translated from the coding sequence GTGGCGGACTGAAGACGATGCTGGATGCCATGGAAGTTCCAAGTCATGCTAGGGatctcctcctgcagctcaaCAGCCAGCGCACCAAGGGCTTCCTCTGTGATGTTATTATTGTGGTGCAGAACGCCCTCTTCAGAGCTCACAAGAACATTCTTGCTGCCAGCAGCCTCTACTTGAAGTCACTGGTGGTCCATGACAATCTCATCAACCTCGACCACGAGATGGTGAGTCCAGGGGTCTTCAGGGTCATTCTGGACTACATCTACACAGGCCGCCTTAGTGATGGAGACCCCACTTCTCCCAGTGAACCCAATCTAGGGGCTGTTTTGGCAGCAGCCAGTTACCTACAGCTGCTTGACTTAGTGGCTTTGTGCAAAAAGAAGCTGAAAAGAAATGGCAAGTACCCTCCCCGCCCAGGTCCTGCATTTCTGCCCTATGCAAAGATGGGGCCCAATAGTATGGGTGGCAGGTATAGGGTTTCTACTCCTGTCATCCAGTCCTGCCCTCCAGGAGGAATTATGAATAGCCATACACCCCGGGGAGCACCACTAGAGGAGCTAGTTCCCCATCGACTAGCCATCCATGCTGGGGAGCTGTATGCTCCCACCTCCACCCAGGGCTCTCAGGTGTTCCCGTCCGTGCACCCAGCTCTGCCTGCCCAGCTAGGCCTGCACTCAGCCCTTCCTGAGAGAAACTGCTCCCCCAACTATGGCCTTGATCTCTCCAAGAAAAGCCCCAACTCCCAGTCTCAGCACACACCCTCTCAATCCCATCTGGCAAACACTCACAATAATGAGGAGCGAGACGGGACGTTGAGCGGCCGTACCAGTCCCATGCAGGGGACGAATGGGAGGGCCTTCCCCTCAGAAAAGGAGTCAACAGACCACGTAGGCTCCCTCACTCCTCCACCTTTTCCCCATCTCAACCAGCCACTTGGCCCCCACCTCCCCCACCTGCATCGCTCAGGCTCCCAGGGCACAGACCGCTATCCATGCCCCCCCAGCCCCGACACCCCCACAGAAGGCGGGGAGGGTGGCAGAGAGATGGGCAACATCTACCGCTGGGTGAAACATGAGCCACTGTCATACACagctgaagatgaagatgaagatgaggatgaagaggaaggggGTGAAAATGGAGACCAGCATCACAACCACCACAAGACCGGGGAGGAGAGTGAGGGAGCTGACGACAAGAGCGGGTCAGGCACAGAGGAGACAGGCAGTAGTGAAGGCCGCCCGTCCCCTACCGGACCAATGGGGAGGTTCCACATGCCGTATGAACCAGAGAGCTTTGGGGACAATCTGTATGTCTGCATTCCCTGTGACAAAGGCTTCCCAAGCTCTGAGCAGCTCAATGCACAtgtggagacacacacagaagaagagcTGTATGGCAACTCTGGTGGGGAGATGGGAAACAGCAATAACAGCAACACCAAAAACATCAGCAGTAATACAAATGGTTATGGGAGCATGAACAGCAGCAATAGTTTGAACAGTCTGTCCCACCTGGAGCCAAAGTCCAGTCAGAACCTGAATGTGGAGATGATCCGACCCTACCGCTGTTCCAGCTGTGAGAAGTCCTACAAAGATCCAGCCACTTTGCGCCAGCATGAGAAAACCCACTGGCTGACACGGCCTTACCCCTGCAGCATCTGTGGCAAGAAGTTCACACAGCGTGGTACCATGACGCGCCACATGCGGAGCCACCTGGGCCTTAAGCCTTTTGCCTGCGACTCCTGTGGCATGCGCTTCACCCGCCAGTACCGCCTCACCGAGCACATGCGCATCCACTCTGGGGAGAAGCCCTATGAATGTCAGGTGTGCGGAGGAAAGTTTGCCCAGCAGCGCAACCTCATCAGCCACATGAAGATGCACAGCAGTGGAGGGACTGCAGGGGGCCTGACCACAGATGGGAAACTGAAGCTGGACTTTGCAGAGGGCATCTATCCTCTGAGTAAATACACAGCAGAGCATCTGGGGCTGAAGCAAGAGAAGGCCAATGAGCTTCTCATCCAGGCCCAGCAGCAGTTGGTAGCTGATGCAAAGGCCATGGAGAGCCTCTACCCACTGTCCAAACTGGCCTCGGAGCACCTGGGCCTCACCCACGACAAGATGGATGTCCTGGGCCAACCCCTGCCCCCTCCCCCACAGGCCCTCTCTGAAGGCCGCACCATCGACCGCTACTCACCCAGCTAA